From Candidatus Doudnabacteria bacterium, a single genomic window includes:
- the hisS gene encoding histidine--tRNA ligase: protein MSKDIPQVLKGFRDYLPQEQIARKKMIAKISEVFERFGFAPIDTPSLEPYELLAGKIGEDEKLIYRFMDQGEREVALRYDLTLPLVRVVTNNSNLPKPFKRYQIANVWRAEKPQKGRFRELMQCDADIVGSDSLIADAEVIATLNEAFRSLEVGEVVVKYNNRQIIDEVLGERKFVTSDIANFLRLIDKLDKLGEKTVAERIKQAGFNFKLSEYRSEMQKKGKKFIAEFESLLGSFGMDNFQFDPTLARGLDYYTGMIFEFVLKAKPEFGSIAGGGRYDNLIGKISGKEMPAVGGSIGLDRLFAALSDSGKIAPQTAAEVIVFNMDKDLIPDYLKIATTLRNAGIDTEFYFETAKLDKQFKYAESKNMQVAVIYGANEAKKRKVNIKNLREKEQKTVDLDDLVTEVKSMLW from the coding sequence ATGTCAAAAGATATCCCCCAAGTCCTCAAAGGCTTTCGCGATTACTTGCCTCAGGAGCAGATAGCGCGGAAGAAAATGATCGCAAAAATTTCCGAAGTTTTCGAACGCTTCGGCTTTGCTCCTATTGATACGCCGTCTCTGGAACCATATGAACTTTTGGCCGGCAAGATCGGCGAGGACGAAAAATTGATCTATCGCTTCATGGACCAGGGCGAACGTGAAGTGGCCCTGCGCTACGATCTGACTCTGCCATTGGTGCGCGTGGTGACCAATAATTCGAATTTGCCGAAACCCTTCAAGCGTTACCAGATCGCCAATGTCTGGCGCGCGGAAAAACCGCAGAAGGGCCGGTTCCGGGAATTGATGCAGTGCGACGCGGATATTGTGGGCTCAGATTCCCTGATCGCCGATGCGGAAGTGATCGCGACATTGAACGAAGCTTTCAGATCTTTGGAAGTCGGCGAGGTCGTGGTCAAGTACAACAACCGGCAGATCATTGACGAGGTTTTGGGCGAAAGAAAATTTGTCACGAGCGATATTGCCAATTTTTTGCGCCTGATCGACAAACTCGATAAATTAGGAGAGAAAACAGTGGCTGAGCGGATCAAGCAGGCCGGATTTAATTTCAAACTGAGCGAATACCGCTCCGAAATGCAGAAAAAAGGCAAAAAATTCATTGCTGAGTTTGAAAGTTTGCTGGGCAGTTTCGGTATGGACAATTTTCAGTTTGACCCGACATTGGCGCGGGGATTGGATTATTACACCGGTATGATCTTTGAATTCGTGCTGAAAGCCAAACCGGAGTTCGGCTCAATTGCCGGCGGCGGGCGATATGATAATTTGATCGGCAAGATCTCCGGCAAGGAAATGCCCGCTGTGGGCGGCTCGATCGGCTTGGACCGGCTGTTTGCTGCGCTTTCCGATTCAGGCAAGATCGCGCCTCAAACTGCCGCGGAAGTGATCGTGTTTAATATGGATAAGGATTTGATTCCCGATTATCTTAAAATTGCGACCACATTGCGCAATGCCGGCATTGATACGGAATTTTATTTTGAAACCGCAAAACTTGATAAACAGTTTAAATATGCGGAAAGTAAAAACATGCAGGTGGCGGTAATTTACGGCGCGAATGAGGCTAAAAAGAGGAAAGTGAATATTAAAAATTTGCGGGAAAAAGAACAAAAGACCGTAGACCTGGATGATCTGGTCACGGAAGTGAAATCAATGTTGTGGTAA